aacaggggtctcagacatgcggcccgcgggccaattacgGCCCgctagacgttattttgcggcccccaccataatatgaaattttaatgttagtgcggcccgcaagttttatatgaatggagcttgacagcgttgtgttatttgggtccaaaatggctctttgaacattctgggttgcctacccctgtgtcagtggaaaagcggcaaatgggtgaaagcgacagaaatgttgccatggagacaagggttttcttacgtgcctggctgcagtcacaccgagacacctgtccatcagtaataacagtccccgataacctggaccaattcaaaccgttatttgttttttttattgtttaatttgcattgcctcacacgatgaacactacatatatctCTATATGACGCCGAAAAACActgcgggagccgtcacttttttgtgctcgctatcccggtactttcccggctattatatGCCGACCGccctgttgctgtagggaggaaaagcgaaaagacacacattgcagaaataacattattctccgtgcgtcggctaaatacaaatatattccacaaccccaaagatgtctttttcaaagcctgcagtgaagggaAAGGTTAGTGGTGAGCAGGAAAAGTtggggatgcaatatttctttgttgtgcacaggggcaccccgacgtgtcttatttgagCAGAGAAAGTCGCGGTGCACAAGGGTTCcaatttgaaatgtcattatacaactagacatgcagaggagtatgaaacattttttaaataaatcttttcttgcggcccagcctcacccagactctgcatccagtggttcccaggtgaattgagtttgacacccctgccttaaaggcactgtctttgcgtgctggcccagtcacataatatatgcagcttcaacacactcacaagtgaataggcatacttgttcaacagccatacaggtcacactgggggtggccacataaacaactttaacactgttacaaatatgcgccacactgtgaacccccaccaaataagaatgacaaacacatttcgggagaacatccgcaccataacacaacataaacacagcagaacaaatacccagaaccccttgcaacattaACTCTCCACCTCCACCTACGCAGTGggggaagagtcagggctgcatggggttctgggtatttgttctgttgtgtttgtattGAGGATgtccccctccccccctccccccgtattcggaggtctcaaggttggcaagaatgctccagtatactctggactgaagctgtgtgccttcattgtttttgtagctgttgttttcaggcgtgtttaaaaataaataaataaatcatgtacTTTGTGTAAGTCCAACAATAGAATGTCCCATAGTTGttgtgggtatcaggattattgcaaaaatattgttaaaaaaaaataatgcactttgtgacttcaatgataaatatggcagtgtcatgttggcacttttttccataactggagttgaagttgttctctgaTTTTTGTAATGATCattggtccggatcatgtttttgtgttttctgttaattttggactcctttagttcctgtttgtgcacctccagagtttgtttttgttgccatggttgctaactatgttcacctgtctctgattagtgttcggccgctcacGTGCAGCCCGAGCActcatcagaggcattatttaaacctgcctttgccggtcagtcaggCTGGCGTCGTTATTTGCTACAAGCACCTGTAACGTGAGTTTTTGCCTTGTCTCTAGTTGTATGCTGTGGACTACCTTTTTTTGGTATGCTgtgagctattccctggatcccgactcctgtcccggtttgctgtttcctggtttctggttcgtgttttccttgcttttttttttaacattacaaCCATGTTTTCTTGTACAAAGGCTGtcatccctgcatcttggggttcgtcaccaccactttgttgcaattttggaaaaccttgtttttaattgatttattgaaatcagtagattgcacagcacagtacatattccgtacaattgaccactaaatggtaacaaccgtatacgtttttcaacttgtttaagtcggggtccacgtttatcaattcatggtaaagttacaatgtttaatgcagtggttctcaaccttttttcagtgatgtaccccctgtgaacattttttttaatttaagtactccctaatcagagaaaagcagttttggttggaaaaaaaagagacaaagaagtaaaatacagcactgtgtcatgaGTTTCTGAAATTGTataccagtgcaaaatattgctcatttgtagtggtctttcttgaacgatttggaaaaaaaagatataaaagtaactaaaaacttgtcgaaaactaaacaagtgattcaattataaataaagatttctacacatagaagtaatcatcaacttaaagtgccctctttggggattgtaatagagatccatctggactcatgaacttcattctaaacatttcttcacaaaaaatgaaatctttaacatcaatatttatggaacatgtccacaaaaaatctagctgtcaacactgaatattgctttgttgcatttctttccacagtttatgaacttacattcatattttgttgaagtattattcgataaatatatttacaaaggatttgagaattgttgctatttttagaatatttaaaaaaaatctcacgtaccccttggaataccttcaagtacctccaggggtgcgcgtactcccatttgagaaacactggtttaatgcatccagaggggcatcacaacaaaattccacgactgtatatatcggtatcggttgatatcggaatctgtaattaagagttggacaatatcggaatatcggatatcggcaaaaaagccattatcggacatcgctaATATTATATAACAAGAACAGCAGCATTGTTTCACACATGGTAACGGACCATTTACACATTTGTTGACTGGTGTGCACGTAATCACCTGCACTTGAACACCAGTAAAACAAAAGCTTGTGATTGACTTCCGGCGGTCTTCGACTTAGACTTACAAACATCTTTATTGTCCCTGAGGGGCACTTTGGTATGCAGCActagtcaataaaaacaaggtaaaacagtaaaaacaaggtacaaatacataaagaatttgatgccagcaacacgtgacaaagaagttgggaaaggtggtaataaatactgataaagttgaggaatactcatcaaacatttatttggcacatcccacaggtgtgccggctaattgggaacaggtgggtgccatgattgggtataaaaacagcttcccaaaaatgctcagtctttcacaagaaaggatggtgcgaggtacacccctttgtccacaactgcgtgagcaaatagtcaaacagtttaaaaacaacgtttctcaaagtgcaattgcaaaaaatttagggatttcaacatcgacagtccataatatcatggaaaggtcagagaatctggagaaatcactcacgtgagcggcattgccggaaaccaacattgtatgaccgtgaccttcgatccctcagacagcactgtatcaaaagccgacatcaatctctaaatgatatcaccacatgggctcaggaacacttaaaaaaaaaacactgtcactaaatacagttggtcgttacatctgtaagtggaagttaaagctctactatgaaaagcgagagccatttatcaacaacatccagaaacgccgccggctcttctaggcccgagatcatctgagatggactgatgcaaagtggaaaagtggtctgtggtctgacgagtccacatttcaaattgtttttggaaatattcaacattgtgtcatccggaccaaagggtaagtaaaccatccagactgttatcgatgcaaagttcaaaagccagcatctgtaatggtatgggggtgcattagtgcccaagacatgggtaacttacacatctgtgaaggcaccattaatgctgaaagttacatacaggttatggaacaacatatgctgtcatcgaagcgccgtctttttcatggacgcccctgcttatttcagcaagacaatgccaagccacattcagcatgtgttacaacagcgtggcttcgtaaaaaaaagagtgcgggtactttcctggcccgcctgctgtccagacctgtgtcccatcaaaaatgtgtggtgcattatgaagcgtaaaatacgacagcggagaccccagactgttgaacaactgaagctctacataaaacaagaatgggaaagaattccactttcaaagctacaacaattagtttcctcagttcccaaaagttttttgagtgttgtcaaaagaaaaggtgatgtaacacagtggtgaacatgccctttcccaactactttggcacgtgtggccgccatgaaattctaagttcattattatttgcaaaaaaaaaacaaagtttatgagtttgaacatcaaatatcttgtctttgtagtgcattcaattgaatatgggttgaaaatgatttgcaaatcattgtattccgtttatatttacatctaacacaatttcccaaactaCTATGGCTAACATGTATATTTtgcttttaaaaatgattttgattttgattttcaAGATCATGTTGATCCCAGTTATAATCAGACAACAACACAATTAAAAGTGTAACAATAACAATGAAATAATTTAGATTACTGGCTCTGATTTAAATTAAAGTCTTAAAAGttttcctgtgtccagggacttatttcctcAGTTTTTAAACAGTAACAAAACCGACAAAAGATGTACCAATAAAACAAAACTGTATCAATCTAATCAGCTGCCACCAGAGTAGCCCTGCTGTAAACAGTAGAGTTGTCCAATAAAGGTGCTATACAATATGAAGGATATTATTTTCGGCCCACGATAGAGCTTTTAAGACTATCATTGTAATAATAAATGTTGATGAAAAAATGTAGCTGTCGGCAAATATTAACGCGACAAGCGAACAAATGCGTCCTCAACGTTCTGTAGCATTCTATCGAGcgagctaacgtccctccacagtgcaaagccacttctaagaccgcaatccttgcctccatggtgacaaattaaCTACGTTTCTTACAGAGGTTATGCTACCCGCTAACTGAAAGCTAGAGTCCTTTAATGTAAACATGGGTGGATCGATATAAATATGGACAATAACAAAAAGTATGTTATCAGTATAGATATCAGGTtagattgatgtttttttgtattttaaaaaatgttttgttgtttttgtttataaactAATGAAATAAGTCCATGGACACAAGAGCCAAAACCAAATGATTTCAAACAGAGCCGATTGCAggaaattatttaaatatttcattattattgttacaatgccatcctgtgtttttgtctgattataattgtcaTCGAAAATGTAATCATTCAGTGATTttgaaaatatgaaatatttgttAAGGTACAGGGAGAATAAAAAGGCACAGAATGCTGGGACGTAATTTTATCTCTTTTTATTTCTATTAACACAAGTATGGGGTGTGAAACTACCCCAAATGTGTGCGGTGTGCTATGTGTAGTGATTAGCTCTTGAGGAGCGGAAATCCAAGGGGGGCAAGGCAAGGTTGGAGGTCCGTGGGCAGGCCTGAGGTCAAAGTCTGTTTCCAGGctggaggtcgagatccaagaggcagctagggaaccagagggaatatGGCTAGATGAGCCATACTGGTCGTGATGCAGGAATggaggaatgctgctggaagacgacaatgGACACAAGATAAATGAACACGGAGggggagaaacacagagagaAAGAGAGTGTGCATAAAGCTAtttggcttactgtactgggCTATTTGGGCTATTTGGCTTACTGTACTGGAACAGGtaactacgttctggcccggaacacaGGGTTGCAttggcttaagaagcccaggaagctcatcagcgacaggtgtgtaaagtTAATTGATTGGTTATCGAATGCAGCCGCTTGCTTCATCTGTAGTGGCGTGCGCTTGGAGGTGCACTCAACAGAGCGCACGGATGACTGCACACCCGGGCCATGACAGTATCAGTATTAACATTAGTATGACCGATACTTCCCCTGCAACTACGTGGTGGTGGATCCATACCCACATTTTTAGCATCACCCACAAAtaatgcaaagtatcaaacagaagaaaacacatttagtacattttaacggaagtgtagatagaaccataatgtagcaagtagattaataataatagttttgagaaaataatagtgGAAATTAGGTAATATCCTACTGCATGATTCAGCAACTAATATAGGAGCCTTGTAGCTCATCATAAAATGGTTGCATTAGTACTTCTATATTAAATCATTTATCACAACATACATTTTTTGTAAAAGTCCACCTTTTCACAGTCTTTAACCgtaaataatgttgtaaaaagcAGCGTGTTTGTCCACCAcagagatttcaagacagtttatacaatgacttggttttcttaaaggggaacattatcacaatttcagaagggttaaaatcaataaaaatcagttcccagtggcttatttaattttttgaagtttttttcaaaattttacccatcatggaatatcccaaataaaggctttaaagtgcctgattttcgctatctgtgaagccaccgtccattttcctgtgacgtcatccagtgatgccaatacaaacaacatggcggatagcacagcaagacatagcgacattagctcggattcagacttggattccagcggcttaagcgattcaacagattacgcatgtattgaaacggatggttggagtatggaggcagatagtgaaaacgaaattgaagaagaaactgaagctattgagcgaatagctattgaagctattcggcgatcgccttctaaccaacgattgagtgtcgcaggatatccatacatctctgtgccatgtctgccttagcatcgccggtaaaatgtgcagaccaaacgatcgggactttcgcatcttgtgacactggagcaacttaaatccgccgattggtaagtgtttgtttgacattaaatgtgggtgtgcattaaatttgtggcattaaatttgtatgtgcaaatgtacttacagctagcctaaatagcatgttagtatcgattagcatgccgtcctaatcgatgcacactccacgtaagtcaacttgaatccgtccctgatcgtgttgttacaccctccgacaacacaccgacgaggcatgatgtctccaaggtacggaaaacagtcgaaaaaacggaaaataacagagctgatttgacttggtgtttgtaatgtgtttgagaatatggcggattgactacctatgtgacgtcaacgtgatgtcatcgctccgagagcgaataatagaaaggcgtttaatttgccaaatttcacccatttagagttcggaaatcggttaaaaaaatatatggtcttttttctgcaacatcaaggtatatattgacgcttacataggtctggtgataatgttcccctttaaatactgtaaatgtaccaaatgcattgtgtgactgagcaaagctggacaaTTCTAAAACACCTTTGTCTTTTTGTGTCCTGCAGGCATCTAAGAGGAACATCTTCTCCCTGAGCAACAGCAGTTGAGCTTCAGGATGGTGCAGGAGGAGCCACAGCATTTCCACATTGAAAAGGAAGACAAGATGCCACAGACCGTGCAAAttaaaaaagaagaggaagaacTACTGACCCCGCCTTTGAAGGTTGAAGAGGAGTTCCCATTCAAcctccattttaaagaggaagaggagtacTCACAGACACCCTATTTTAAAGTGAAAGAGGACGACCCACTCACCtctcattttaaagaggaagaaggagaacacagcatcagtcaggagggagagcatcttgaaggactggaggaggttgatgtcaccaagatgccattGACTCCtgtgattgtgaagagtgaagatgatgaggtcaaagatGAAAGTGAGGAGAAAAGAGAGGCGGAACCTCCAAGCAGaagctcaactcaacacatgacaacagaagctgatggagaccactgtggaggatcgcAAGCAGACAggatcttagctccactatcagatagtgacaaCACAACGTctcactctcctgacactgatgatgaagtaTTTGAAGATGATAAGacaggtcacactgacaacactcacttgacATGTTGtcactgtgacaaaacttttaaaCACCATTGGgatctgaaagtacacatgagaacacacactggagaaacaccgttttcctgctcaaaatgtggtaaaggttttgtacaaagtggtaatctgaaagtacacatgagaacacacactggagaaaaacgtttttcctgctcagaatgtggtaaagattTTGTACTAAGAtataatttgaaagtacacatgagaactcacactggagaaaaaccattaATGTGCTCAATTTGCGGTCAAAGATTCACAGACAAGGCACGTTTGATAAGACACACAAGAATACACACTTGTGAAACACCTTTTATCTGTTCGGAATGTGGCAAAGGTTTTATGCAAAGTCTCTAtttgaaagcacacatgagaatacacactggagaaaaacctttgtCATGTTCAGTCTGTCATAAAGGTTTTATACAATGTGGTgagttgaaaagacacatgagaacacacactggtgaaaaaccttatacATGTTCAGTATGTTCTAAAAGTTTTTTACAGCATAATGGTTTGAAAaggcacatgagaacacacactggtgaaaaaccttatatatgttcagtatgttgtaaaagttttatacaaagtcagcatttaaaagaacacatgagaacacacactggacagaaagtgttgagttgcagtgtgtgtggtgaaagattctcttccaagtaccagtgtaagaaacacaagtgtgctggtgagaacagcagcaaaCAAATGAagctgcaggatttgaaataaactgtcaacacTTTAAACATTCTAActacatcagcacatataacatgtgacatcattgttgtgtgtgaaACACAATTTTGGTTAATATTCTTCTAAtgtttttaaaatacatgttttaatagACCAGATtgtgtactttttaaaaaaagtgaacataccactttgactgaaaaggtgagattAAACTGGACAAAACATGTTACAAATACattttatgtgtatatagatattcAGAaaccatttttgtttttgtttttaattgttaatgttatagatgaactcctttatatggtAAAcgtatttgttttacatttgttcatacatttgcttttgagtacacatacaTTCCTCTTAGTTCacatttactggttcacatctggaACACTTCTGGAAGcacattattatttactttatacatcatttgagcagttgtgttctatacaagatcatttacttttaaaatgaatCATTTATTGGATCTCGACAATCCATTCtattaattatctttattactctctgtggccctgcgatgaggtggcgacttgtccagggtgtaccccgccttccgcccgattgtagctgagataggcgccagcgccccccgcgaccccaaaagggaataagcggtagaaaatggatggatggactctgtTGTAATACgaatattgttttatatgtatttgaaGTTTTTATGTAATTTGTAGATTAGAGAAGATTGCAACATTTTATGTGAAAGGTTACAAAGGATAGTTTTGTTTTGATGATCTACATTTCTGAAtaaaactacacatgacaatTATTGTTTCTAAAAGTTTTTCATGATTGTTTCCCCTTTCTTAGAATCCCTTAAACAatatcaatttcagaaaacatggtAAAGTTTGGAATGTTTTGGGGAAAGTCAATCACGTATGGGACACTGTCTCTCGACATCATCGAGCTTGTAACTTGTACTGAACATTTGAGAAGTTGTGTTGTTTCCTTCGACATCTGTGTCGTGTGTAGATACTTGTCATTCAGCGTATCTTGCCCCTCTT
The DNA window shown above is from Nerophis ophidion isolate RoL-2023_Sa linkage group LG06, RoL_Noph_v1.0, whole genome shotgun sequence and carries:
- the LOC133554375 gene encoding zinc finger protein 501-like, with the protein product MVQEEPQHFHIEKEDKMPQTVQIKKEEEELLTPPLKVEEEFPFNLHFKEEEEYSQTPYFKVKEDDPLTSHFKEEEGEHSISQEGEHLEGLEEVDVTKMPLTPVIVKSEDDEVKDESEEKREAEPPSRSSTQHMTTEADGDHCGGSQADRILAPLSDSDNTTSHSPDTDDEVFEDDKTGHTDNTHLTCCHCDKTFKHHWDLKVHMRTHTGETPFSCSKCGKGFVQSGNLKVHMRTHTGEKRFSCSECGKDFVLRYNLKVHMRTHTGEKPLMCSICGQRFTDKARLIRHTRIHTCETPFICSECGKGFMQSLYLKAHMRIHTGEKPLSCSVCHKGFIQCGELKRHMRTHTGEKPYTCSVCSKSFLQHNGLKRHMRTHTGEKPYICSVCCKSFIQSQHLKEHMRTHTGQKVLSCSVCGERFSSKYQCKKHKCAGENSSKQMKLQDLK